GGTTCGTGCGACGAGCGATGACTCACTCCGTCTGGTCACCTCCACGGCCCTCGCCGAGGGCGCGTCTCCGCTCCTTGAAGTCTTCGAGCGTCTGAAGCGCGATGGGGAGACCTTCGAACTGCTGATCGATGTGCCCGTCGATGGCCGCCTCGTCCAGCGGTATGTTCGCGCGGTCCGGCGGAGCATCGCCAAGGCCCTCGCCGAGGGCGAGGTCGTGGACCTGCGGCCACCGTCGCTTCCATTCCCCCCCGATGATCCGATCGAGGCGCTGATCGTCATTGATCGGCCGGCGAACGACCTCGAAGCGCTGGTCCGGGCCAAGCGACTGTGGACGGGCGTGGCCGCTGGATTGGCTGTGCTGGCGCTCGGCTCCATCTACGCGTTGCTCGTCCGCCGCGACCTGCTGCGCCCAGTTCGCCGACTGCGCGACACCGTCGAGCGCGTGCGCAAAGGCGAGATCGGCGCCCGAAGCGGCATTCGATCGGCCGATGAGTACCAGCGACTGGGCGAGTCATTCAATGCCATGCTCGATCAGTTCGAGCAGGCTCAGAAACAGCTCCGCGCGATCAACGAGAATCTCGACCTGAAGCTCAGCGAGCTCTCCGAGGCAAATGTCGGACTCTACGAGTCAAACCGTCTGAAGAGCGAGTTTCTCGCCAATGTGAGCCACGAACTCCGAACGCCCCTGAACTCGATCATCGGGTTCGCGGAGTTGCTCGACGAGCTCGCCCGCAACGATCCTGTTGCCGACCCGAAGCGACGCCGCTACATCAGCCACATTCTCTCGAGCGGTCGCTCGCTGCTCGACATGATCAACGAGCTCCTCAGCATGGCGAAGATCGAAGCGGGTCGCATGGAAGTCGTGATCGAGCCGACGAGCGTCGCCGATCTCGTCGAGGGCATCGTGACGATCATGCGTCCCCAGGCGGCGGCGCGCCGCATCGATGTCCAGGTGCGCGTGCCTGCGGGGCTGCCGACCATCGAGACCGACCCCGGCAAGCTCCAGCAGATCCTCTACAACTTCCTCTCGAACGCCATCAAGTTCTCCCCCGATGGTTCGGAAGTCACGCTCGGCGCCGAACGCGTGGTCCGCTCCGACGGTGCCGCCGGCGTTCGAATCACCGTGCATGATCGCGGTCCCGGTGTTCCTCAGGACATGCAGGAGACCATCTTTGAGAAGTTCCGCCAGGTCGATGCGAGCAAGACGCGCCAGCACTCGGGCACGGGACTGGGTCTCGCCATCTGCCGCGAGCTCGCGCACATGCTGAATGCGGCGGTGGGACTTTCGAGCGAGCCGGGGCAGGGATCGACCTTCTTCGTCGAGCTCTCCTTCGAGTTCCGAGGCCGAGAGCTTCCGCCGCTGATGGGCGATGGGTAGAAGCTGGTTCGAAGCGAGCCCTCGTCATGGGTGGCGAGTGGAAAGCGGCGCCCAGTGGTCGCACCGTCGTCGCCACGCCGCTCCGAACTCCTGGCCATCGTTCAAGAGCCGCGCCGCTGGACAGGCGCCACGAAGCCTCGATGAGGCTATGTCAGGAACCCCCGCCTCGCCGGTCCGAGGTGTCGAGGATCCTGAGATGGCCCGTTACTTTCGGACCCAGAGTTCCACGCGGCCGCGCCCCCAGTCGATCCAGCCCGGCCACGCTCGATCCTGTTCGAATCCAGCGTCGCGAAGTTCCCGCCAGCGCTGCGGCGGAAGGAAATCGGGGTAGGTCACCACCACCCAGCGCGCGCGCGGCTCGGCGAGGCGCACGACAAGATCCGAGCCGAGAACTCCAGATGGGGCGACCGGCATGTTGGGGGGGGCGTAGAAGGAGCTGATGTTCCCGCGCAGGCCGAGATCGATGCCGATCTCGCCGGGCCCCTTGCGCGAAGCAACCTCTTCCCACGCATCTCGCAGCGGCTGTCGCGGCGGCAGGAGCGCCAACTCCACGAGGGCGCTGGCCACCAGCATGGCGATCGCCATCACACCAAGTTGGCGTTGAAATCGGATCAGCGTCATGACGCCGAGTGCGAGCGCAAGCGCCACGCCCGGAACGACAAAGGACGCGAAGCGGGCATAGGTCCAACTCCCGCCGAGGGCGAGCAGAATGAGCAGGGGAAAGCCCGCCATCGACGCCAGCAGCGCGAAGCGCGCCCACGGCGTCCGCCGCGCACTCCACAGGCCGATCACCATGATGAGCAAACCGGGGAGCGCCGCAGGTAAGGGCGGCAGCGCGGCCGCCCATGTTCCACCGAGCATCAGGATGAGGCGAAGGCCCTCCTCTGACTGAAGCGAAGGCGTGTCGCCGTCAGTTGCCGCAAAGAGCGCTCGGCCGGCGATCACATCAGGCAGGAGGGGCGCGAGCATGGTGATGGCCATGGCGCCCGACATCACGATGCCGACCATGGCGGATTGCGCTCGCATTCGAAGCAGGGGTTCCCGCCGACGGCTGAACCACACGGCGACCACGACGAGTGCGAAGCCGACCATGACGAGCGCGGCCACGAAGTGGCTCCATGTGGCCGCTGCGCCGGCGAAGGCCATGACAACCCAGGTCCAGGGCTCGCCGTCCTGCATGCCGCGCAGGAACGCCCAGCATGCGACGGTCGTGAAGAAGATGACCAGCCCATAGCCGCGCGCCTCGGTCGTTTCGAGGACAGCGACGGGCATCAGCGCCATCACCAGCGCCGCCGCGTAACCCAGCCGCACGCCGCCGACGCGACGACCGAGCGCGTGCATCCACACGATCGCCAGCGTGCCCGCCACCCACGATGGCGCGCGCAGCGACGACTCGTCGGCACCGAAGGCTTGCGCCGACATCCAGGTCAGCAGGGATTGCAGGACATGGTTGCTCGGTGTGAACCACGCCCCGAGGATCGGCCCCGGCCCATGCTTGGTGAAATCTCCGATTGCGGCGAGTTCATCGAACCAGAGCCCGTGCCCCAGGAATGGAATGCGCACCAGCAGACCGAGCAGCGCGATCAATGCGACCGAACCGACTTCGATCCTTGACACCGGTTGACCGGGTTCGCGATCGGCATCGCTGCGCCAGCGAAGAAGGAGGAGCGCGCCCGCCACCCACATGATGGCCGTCGCGACCGCCGCGATGCGGAGCCAGAGAGCGCCGACATGATTGGGCCCCTGGCGCCACGGATGCTCGGGATGCGAGAAGAAGTCGGCAAGCGCCGCCGTCGGAAGGCTGGCGAGCAGCAGCAGTCCGACCGCCACCAACAGGACCGAGCCCCACCAGCGCCAGACGCTGCGCTCTCTCATGAGCCGCCTCGCCTCCAGAAGCGGCGAAGCGCGCCTCGCGCGCCGGGCGCCCCCTTCTTCGGTGGCCGCGATCTGCGAGTGGGCGTCGAGGGTGACTTGGCGGGCCCAGAGAACGCTGGGAGCGCCGCTCGGCCCTGGCTTCCAGGCGCCGATCGCCCTGCCGCCTCCTGCGCCGCAACCGTGAGCGCCTGGGAAGGCGGCCGTCGTTCGCGACCGATCGCCCAAAGCGCTGGCAGCGCCGCCAGGCGGAGAAGGCTCGAAAGCAGGAAGAGCGTGAGATACGCCTCCCGCCCGGCACCCATCGATGAGAGCAGCAGCGCGCCAGCAAGCGATCCGATCACCATGGCCGTGCAGTTCAGGAGATTGAAGACGGTCAGGACACCAGTGCGCTCACGGTCGGGAATCATTTCAAGCATGAGCAGGAAGGTGGCCAGTTCCCATGCGCCCCAGACGCAGCCGTTGAGCGCCTGCAATGGAACCAGATACCAGAGGCTGGGCGACACGACCCATGCGGCGCTGAGCCCCACGATTCCCACGCCGGACACCATCAACAGCCGGCGCGCCCCGAAGCGCCGCGCAAAGTGGCCGTGCAGCGGAAGGAAGAGACTCTTTGAGGCAAAGAGCGTGGCGACCATGAGCAGGTACTCGCTCTTGGAGAGCGAGAGCGAGCGGAGCATGTAAGGATTGAAGTACGGGGCGCTGATCTGCACCGTGAATTGCGCAATGAGGAGGTACTGGATGAGTCGCAATTCACGGCCGCGGACGATCCGCGCGAGCGTCGACTTCACGCTGATCACCTCGTTGCGTCGCGTGATTTCGGGAGCGTCGTGCTGGGCACGGAGGAAGAGCACGCTCGAGAGTCGCGAGAGGGCCGCGATTGCCATGATGAGTGCGAAGCCGGGCAGGAGCAGGTCGCTCCCCGACATTGCGGCGGCTCCCTCGGAGACGCTCGCGACATCGACGGCCATCGGGGCCTCGGTAACGCTGCCTGCGCCAGCGGCGTCGATGACCGCCGTCACCTCGGGGACCTCGCTCACACTCGCCGCTTGCGCCGCGTGATCGGTCACGGGTGCACTCCGAACATGCTCGAATCGGGCCAGGATCAGCCCCGCACCGATGATCCCACCCAGTTGCACGATCTGGCAGAGTCGATTCCGCAGCGCGAAGTAGCGAGCCCGCAAGCGCGCCGGGAAGATGGTCGCCACCCAGGTGCTCCATGTCGGCCCGGCACCGAGCGCCGCGGCCCAATAGAGCGAGATGCATGCGAAGACCATCGGCACTGGAATGCCACCGGTCAACGCGCCGATGACCATCGGTACGAAGCTCAGGAACTGGACCACGGCGCAGATCGCCACCCAGCGCCGCGGCGAGCCAACCTTCTCCGCCATTCGCGGTGCAGCGAGCTGAAGAATCGCCCCCATCAGGAGCGGAATGGAACTGATGAGGCCACCCGCCTCGTCGCTCGCACCGAGGGCAAGCACGAACGCCGCGAAGTAGGTCTCCCCCGACCCGACCATGAAGCTGTAGGTCGCGCCATCACCCGTGCAGGCGTTCAGGCTGCGGCGCACGGAGGGCGTGACTTCGGACGCGGGCTGCGGCACGGGCGGATGCTACCGCCCTCGAGGCGAAGATCTGCGAGCAATGCCCACCGCGCGACAACTGGTGTGATTCAGGTCTTGAACTCAGGGGCTTCCGCCGCCAGAGCCACCACTCCCGCCCGAGCCGCCACCGCCTCCCGCCGCGCCTTGGGTCTGCGCGGTGGTGAACTTCACATTCTGCACGACCGAGATCGGAGCCGTGAAGGTGACATATCGGGGCCGATCGACCTGCACGCGAGGCGCGGCGGCGAATGGGTACCCGCCGAGCTGTCGATGGACAAAGTCAGGCGCGTTGACGATGAGCACATCGTTGTAGAAGCGAATGCTGCACTCGCCTCCGGTCTGAACCCATCGCTCGGGTTCGACCGTGCTCACGATGATTTCAACGAGTTCGTCCGCGCGCTCCTGGATGGGAATGGCCGGCGGGCGCTCGCCGGGGTTTCCGATGGGCGGGCCGCCGCCTCCTCCGCTGCCACCACCACCACCACCACCAAATCCGCCTCCCCCACCACCGCCGCCGAAGCCGCCACCACCGCCCCCGCCGCCGCCCTGGGTGATGCTCTGGTTCAGGTTGAAGTCGGGCGCATTGTCGAAGTATGGCACTTCAATGAGCAGATCACGCACCGGATAGAGTCGAACTTCCATGGAGCGCATGAGGCGATCCTTGGTGCCGACTTCGATGTAGCCGTTGCGAAGCTGCCAGGTGCAGGGCCCCGCATCCTGTTCGAAGATCTCGAGAAGCCGCTCCAGCACAGTCAGCGCCGGACCCGTGAATTCGAGATCGATCTCCTGCTCGGGGTCGATGCCGCCCGTCGCATTCCGATCGGTGTTGTAGCGAGCCACGATCGGGACATTCAGCACGGTCTTGAGATAGTCGATCGCCTCGCGCGCCGTGCGCCGCTGGAAGTCGACGGTGATGTCGGTGTAGAGCAGGGCACCAAGGAGCCGCGGCTTGCTCGTGTTGACCGCCTCGTCGCGGGCCCGCTGTTCGGCGACCGCGGCGAGGCGATCCGAGAGCTTCTGCGCGAGTGCATCGCCCGTCGTGATGAAAAGGGCGACCATTGGGGTGGCCAGCGTGAGAGCGGTCGTTCGCCGTGAGCGCATTGGGGACCCCTTCAAAGAGGCGGATGGACCAGCCGAATCGGTGGCGCCGCAAGGCGACCACCCCTGACATCGTCAATTCTACGGGGACTCTCCGCTGGAAGAGCGCGCTCGGTTGCCATCATTTTCCGGACGATGGCCTCGATCTGGACGCGGCAGCCCGCAGGGCCCGCTCTGATTCGACAACCGCCGCAAGGGCCGTGGCCGTGGCGGCCATCGGTTGGGTGCTGTCCCAGAGCGACTCAGTCAGCCCCCCGGTGACTCGGGATCGGTCCCGGAACGCGTAGCTCGATCGCTCATCAACGGCAAGCTGGCGGAGGAATCGAAGGGCCATGAGTTGGCTTCTCATGGCGTCATCAAGCGCGAGATCGCCATCGAGCAGGGGCTCTCCCAGCATGATCGCGAGCGCCAGCGTTGGTCGCGCGGATTGGGCATTGGCATAGGTTCCAGTGGCGCTTGAGAGCGCGAAGCCACCGGCGAGGTCGGGGGCGCCCTCCTCGGGTCCGCCGACGCCGAGTTGTGATCGCAGCAGGGCCAGCCGGATCGGCGCCACGCGATCGAGGATTCGAGCTCCGCGCTCCGGATTCCTGAAGGCACCAAGAGCGCGCTCCGCCATCAGGAGCCAGGGCAGATTGCCGACGATGGCGCCAGCCTCTCCCGGCGCCCACGCTGAATCAAGAAGTGAGTTCAGTTCCTCGGTCGGAATCACGCCCGCGCCGCGCGACTCGAGTAGCGCCGCGGCCGCGAGCTCCATCGCCTTCGATCCATCGGCCCCGGCGTCCTCGCGCAGTCGGGCGCGCAGGGCGTCTCGCAGACGATCCCGAAATGCGTCGGTCATCGGAGAGGGCTGTTCGGAGGCACCGCGCAGCAACTCATCGGCCATCAGCGCGAAGGCGACGGCGGCTGGTGACTCGACCGGGTCCAGCTCGACATCAGAGACGCTTTCGAGCGCCGTCAGCAACTCCCTCGCCGTGGCGATGGAGCGACCTCGCGCGTCGGACGAGGCCTCGGGCATGGTGGCGAAGAGCGCGAGCGCCCATGCCGCGACTCCCTGATCGCGCGGCGGGGCCACGAGCGTGCGGTGAAAGTCGAGGTGGGGGCGATAGTCACCGCGCAGACCAAGCTGCCCGAGCTGGCGCGTCTCGGGCGGCGCATCAGGTGATGGTCGAGCGACATGTGCGCTGAGGAACTGGGCCATGGCCTCGGCGAAGGCGATGCGGCCAACGGGGCCGAGCGCGCTGACCGGAATGACCTCCCGACCGCGGATCACTTCGAAGGGCGCGTCGGCGGGTTGCCGCTGGGCGAGTCGTCGGGTGGCGGCGCGATAGAACGCCATCGACTCGGGAAGTTCGCGGGCGGGCAGATCGCGGGCATCGACACCGAGCTCCTGAAGAAGCGCGACGCAGGAGCGCACAACATCATTGGCGGTGTTCGAGGCTTGCGCGACGGAGGGCATCGACCACACCCACCGATCGCCGCGCCGCAATGCAATCGCATCGAGCGCGGGTTGGTATCGGGTGGTGATCTGGCCGAGGCCTCGTCCTGGCATCGGCTCGGGGGCCGACGCAATCTCAAGCTCAAGCGCAAGCATGCGGCCGAGTTCGCCGCGATCTTCGCGCGGAATCAGGTGCACCATGTCGTCTCGGAGCACTCGCTCCAGCGCTTGTGCCACGGCCCGCCGGAGCTGGTCGCCGGGAGGTCCGAAGTCGATGCCGGTTCCGACCACTCGACCGCGGAGTCGAATGACCACGGCCGTCGCACCATGGTCGGCAGGCTCGGCAACGGCTCCACCTTCGGGGCGTGCTCCACCCGGGGCTCGCCGCGCACCCGGATCGGGAGCGACCGATGGTCGCACGGGCGCCTCCATCGAGTCGATCCACGCGCGGGCCTCGATCCATGCGCCGATGGCCTCCTCCAGTGAAGGTGGTTCCGAGAGCGCCGAATGGGGCGTGCAGACCATCCAAAGCGCACAGGCCAACGCCTGGATCACAGCTCGCGGGCTGGACAGTCGCGATTTCGCGGTCATGATTGAGTACCGTTCGCGTGACGCGGCCGCGGGGCCGCACCTTGTGAAAGTCCTCGAGAGAAGTCCCTTCGACCCATGAGTCGACTCGCTGACATCCTCCGTGTCAGACGCCACCATCGGCGCTACATCATGCTGGCGGCGCTCTGTTTTGCGGCACTCTGCT
This region of Phycisphaeraceae bacterium genomic DNA includes:
- a CDS encoding MFS transporter translates to MPQPASEVTPSVRRSLNACTGDGATYSFMVGSGETYFAAFVLALGASDEAGGLISSIPLLMGAILQLAAPRMAEKVGSPRRWVAICAVVQFLSFVPMVIGALTGGIPVPMVFACISLYWAAALGAGPTWSTWVATIFPARLRARYFALRNRLCQIVQLGGIIGAGLILARFEHVRSAPVTDHAAQAASVSEVPEVTAVIDAAGAGSVTEAPMAVDVASVSEGAAAMSGSDLLLPGFALIMAIAALSRLSSVLFLRAQHDAPEITRRNEVISVKSTLARIVRGRELRLIQYLLIAQFTVQISAPYFNPYMLRSLSLSKSEYLLMVATLFASKSLFLPLHGHFARRFGARRLLMVSGVGIVGLSAAWVVSPSLWYLVPLQALNGCVWGAWELATFLLMLEMIPDRERTGVLTVFNLLNCTAMVIGSLAGALLLSSMGAGREAYLTLFLLSSLLRLAALPALWAIGRERRPPSQALTVAAQEAAGRSAPGSQGRAALPAFSGPAKSPSTPTRRSRPPKKGAPGARGALRRFWRRGGS
- a CDS encoding glycosyltransferase family 39 protein; translation: MRERSVWRWWGSVLLVAVGLLLLASLPTAALADFFSHPEHPWRQGPNHVGALWLRIAAVATAIMWVAGALLLLRWRSDADREPGQPVSRIEVGSVALIALLGLLVRIPFLGHGLWFDELAAIGDFTKHGPGPILGAWFTPSNHVLQSLLTWMSAQAFGADESSLRAPSWVAGTLAIVWMHALGRRVGGVRLGYAAALVMALMPVAVLETTEARGYGLVIFFTTVACWAFLRGMQDGEPWTWVVMAFAGAAATWSHFVAALVMVGFALVVVAVWFSRRREPLLRMRAQSAMVGIVMSGAMAITMLAPLLPDVIAGRALFAATDGDTPSLQSEEGLRLILMLGGTWAAALPPLPAALPGLLIMVIGLWSARRTPWARFALLASMAGFPLLILLALGGSWTYARFASFVVPGVALALALGVMTLIRFQRQLGVMAIAMLVASALVELALLPPRQPLRDAWEEVASRKGPGEIGIDLGLRGNISSFYAPPNMPVAPSGVLGSDLVVRLAEPRARWVVVTYPDFLPPQRWRELRDAGFEQDRAWPGWIDWGRGRVELWVRK
- a CDS encoding HAMP domain-containing protein, with protein sequence MARRISLVNRTIVVFTIASIGIVGGAVAVPWVALRQVAREIRREDFRRQVQRYGEVRATSDDSLRLVTSTALAEGASPLLEVFERLKRDGETFELLIDVPVDGRLVQRYVRAVRRSIAKALAEGEVVDLRPPSLPFPPDDPIEALIVIDRPANDLEALVRAKRLWTGVAAGLAVLALGSIYALLVRRDLLRPVRRLRDTVERVRKGEIGARSGIRSADEYQRLGESFNAMLDQFEQAQKQLRAINENLDLKLSELSEANVGLYESNRLKSEFLANVSHELRTPLNSIIGFAELLDELARNDPVADPKRRRYISHILSSGRSLLDMINELLSMAKIEAGRMEVVIEPTSVADLVEGIVTIMRPQAAARRIDVQVRVPAGLPTIETDPGKLQQILYNFLSNAIKFSPDGSEVTLGAERVVRSDGAAGVRITVHDRGPGVPQDMQETIFEKFRQVDASKTRQHSGTGLGLAICRELAHMLNAAVGLSSEPGQGSTFFVELSFEFRGRELPPLMGDG